The Pleurodeles waltl isolate 20211129_DDA chromosome 7, aPleWal1.hap1.20221129, whole genome shotgun sequence genome includes a region encoding these proteins:
- the LOC138304317 gene encoding hemoglobin subunit beta-3-like, protein MVQWTAEEKAAIASVWAQVDVEADGQETLARVLIVFPWTQRYFSTFGDLSSAAAISSNPKVRAHGQKVLSALAGAVHHLDNIKHTLAKLSELHADTLHVDPQNFQLLGNCLVIVLARKLGAAFTPEVHAAWEKFLAVSCAALSKHYH, encoded by the exons ATGGTTCAGTGGACCGCAGAAGAGAAGGCCGCCATCGCCTCTGTGTGGGCGCAGGTGGACGTGGAGGCTGATGGACAAGAAACCCTGGCCAG GGTGCTTATCGTCTTCCCCTGGACCCAGAGGTACTTCAGCACCTTTGGGGATCTTTCCAGTGCAGCAGCCATTTCTAGCAACCCCAAGGTCCGCGCCCACGGCCAGAAGGTCCTGTCCGCCCTGGCAGGAGCTGTCCACCACCTCGATAACATCAAGCACACATTGGCCAAACTGAGTGAGCTTCACGCAGACACACTCCATGTGGATCCCCAGAACTTCCAG CTCCTTGGAAACTGCCTGGTGATCGTCTTGGCGCGCAAACTGGGAGCCGCCTTCACCCCTGAGGTGCACGCGGCCTGGGAGAAGTTCCTGGCAGTGTCCTGCGCTGCTCTGTCCAAGCACTACCACTAG